The Ascidiaceihabitans donghaensis genome includes the window ACCGACACGCGCTGCCCCGCTGCACGTCTGCGTGACACCTCATAGGTGCCAAAAGCTGCAAAAGGCGCCGCCAACGGAAATCCGAACACCATCAAAATGAGCCAAAACGTGTGACCCGAAGCATAGGTCACCCCCACCATCATCCATCCTGCCAATATGCAGGCCAATGCCGCGAGCAGACCAAACACAGGGGCCGCTTTAAAATCCTGCCACCCCGACACAAGTGCACCGCGTAAAATGGCGATATTGGGCGCATCCATCTCAGGCACCCCATGATTGGCGGGTAAGGTTTCTGGTGATCGTTCCATTTCGGGAGTGTGCGCCATACTATACTGTTATTTCAAGTCTCGGGCGTCGCGCATTTGGCCAATCGGTTGCAAGGTGCCAATTTTGCGCCAAACGCAAAAGCATGGCATCTGACCCACGACGACCGATCAGTTGCAGCCCCATTGGCAGATCATTCGGCCCGCCAAAGCCCACTGGAACATTGACGACGGGCAAACCAAGAAGGCTTGGGGCGATCACAATTTCCATCCAGCGATGATAGGTATCCATTGTTTGCCCCGCGACTGTTTTGGGGTATTCCAATGCCACATCGAATGGCCACACCTGCGCGGACGGGGCAACAATTACATCATATTTATCAAATAGATGCGAAGCAGATTTAAACCAACCAGACCGCACTGCACTGGCGTCATGAATTTCAGTGGCCGACAAGGCCAAACCCTTTTCGATTTCCCACTGTGCAGAAGGTTTCAAGCGCTGGCGTTTCGTCTCGTCCTCGTACAATGCGCGTAACCCCATCGACACATTGAACGCGCGCAACGTGGTCCAGCTGTCCCAGATCGCGTCTGGCGAAAACGGAGGGTTCAGTGCATCCACAACGCAGCCCATATCAGACATTTGGCGCAGCGCGGTTTGCGACAGTTCGTCAATGCCATCCTCAAGCGGGATTGCACCGCCCCAATCCCCCAACCACCCCACACGCAAGCCCGTGACGTCTCCGTCTATGGCAGGCAGGGTCTGGGACAGGGCAATCCCATGGGGTTGACGCGGATCAGGGCCTGCCATCGTATCCAACAGGGCCGCAAGATCTTTTGGGGTTCGCGCCATTGGCCCGTTTGTCGCATTTTGATGCAAGAACGTATCGCCCTGAGGCTCTGATGGCACCAACCCGAATGTTGGTCGCATCCCGTAGACGTTGTTCCAAGCGGCCGGATTGCGCAAGGACCCCATCATATCAGACCCATCCGCCACACAAAGCATACCTGTCGCCAAGGCCACGGCCGCCCCACCTGATGATCCACCAGCCGTTTGCCCCGGGCCGTAGGGATTTCGCGTGGCGCCGAACACGGGATTGAACGTATGGCTTCCAAGACCGAATTCAGGCGTGTTGGTTTTCCCTATGACAATCGCACCAGCGTCTCGCAGACGTGCCACCATAACATCATCTGCCTGTGCCATCTGTCCGGCAAACAAAGGGGACCCCATTGATGTGGGAAACCCTTTTGCATTGGCCAAATCTTTGATCGCAATGGGTATTCCGTGCAGCCAGCCCTTACGTGCGGTTTTATCCGCACTGCGGGCTTCGGCCATCAAAGCATCGCTGTCCCGTAAAGACACGATGGCATTTACGGTCCCATTTACGGCGTCGATACGGTTCAGCGTCGATTGCATTACGTCCGAGGCGCTTACAGTACCATCGGCCAGTTTTTCGGAAAGCGTCAGCGCACTTTGGAAACTTAAATCTGTCATATGTTAAAGGAACGCGAAAAGCTTTGTCAGCGCAAGGCCATTGCAGCCATTGTCGCTGGACAATTGGGTCGTCTCAAACACGGTCCGCCCCAAAGGTTGGAGATCAGTCGCCCTGTGCTTCTGCGCGGCTTTTGCCTGACACGTCCATCGCCAAAGTGGCCCCCATCAACCCGTCCAAATCACCGTCAAGCACCCCTTTGGTGTCCGAGGTCTCAAAGTTCGTGCGCAGGTCTTTGACCATCTGATAGGGCTGCAAAACATAGGACCGGATTTGGTTGCCCCACCCCGCATCGCCCTTGTTTTCATGCATTTCGTTCACCGCAGCATTCCGGCGGTCCAGTTCCATCTGATACAGGCGCGACTTTAACGCTTTCATCGCGATGTCCCGGTTCTGGTGCTGCGATTTTTCGGAACTCGTCACCACGATGCCAGTTGGCGCGTGTGTGATACGCACAGCGGAATCCGTGGTGTTGACGTGCTGTCCGCCCGCCCCCGAGGACCGATAGGTATCGATACGGATATCAGCCGGGTTCACTTCGATTTCAATGTTGTCATCCACAACAGGATACACCCCAACCGAGGTAAAAGAGGTGTGCCGTTTCGCAGCGGAATCGAACGGCGAGATACGCACCAAGCGATGGACGCCGCTTTCCGATTTCATCCAGCCATAGGCGTTTGTTCCACTGATTTTATAAGTCGCGGATTTGATCCCCGCCTCTTCGCCGGCACTTTCAGACTGCAATTCAACCTTGTAGCCTTTCTTTTCGGCCCATCGCACATACATACGCGCCAACATGGATGCCCAGTCACAGGATTCTGTGCCGCCTGCCCCGGAATTGATTTCCAGAAATGTATCATTTCCGTCGGCTTCACCATCCAACAATGCTTCTAGCTCTTTTTGGGCCGCCATCGCTGCAAGCGCTGTCAGTGCCGCTTCTGCATCTGCAACAACTTCTGCGTCTTCTTCCATCTCGCCCAGCTCAATCAAATCGATGTTGTCGGCCAAATCGGTTTTGATGCCTTCATAGGTGTCGATGGCATCCACCAACATCTGACGGTCGCGCATCAGCTTTTGGGCGGCGTCTGGATCATCCCACAGATTGGGGTTTTCGACACGCGCGTTAAATTCTTCCAAGCGATATGGCGCTGTTTCAACATCCAGCCGTTGGCCCAAAAGCTCTAGGGATTTTTCAATCTCGGCTACGGTATTTTGAAGCTCTGCGCGCATCGGATTTAACCTTTAGGTTCAACAGTTAGACCCGCGTGATAGACCACCGCGCGCCCATGGGCAAGCGATGGGCCAAGCGGTGGCGCTTGTTAATACAATCCGCCGGAACTGAGCGTGCCGAAGCTGGCTTTTCCCCCCACCACGGCTTTCTTACCGGTAGAGGTCGTAACCTGCTTGGACGTCCGTTGCACCTCTTCCACCAATGGCAGATCACCGCCCATCGCAAAGCCACCGTCAAAAGACACACCAAAGGTCGGCTCTTCACCGTCTCGGAAGTATTCCGCAACTACGTTAGGGCCAGACGCGCCATCGCCAAGACGTGCGCCGGTGAAGCGATCGATGTTGATAAAGTGTCCCCCAGGCGGGACATCAAACGGGCCACCACCATATTTCTTGGTCGCTTCTTTCATAAACTCCTGAAAGACGGGTCCGCACATGCCGCCCCCCGATGCGCCACGTCCCATAGATCGCGGTTGGTCATACCCGATGTAGCACCCTGCAACGATGTTGCTGGTGAACCCGACAAACCACACATCTTTGGAATCGTTGGTTGTGCCGGTTTTACCTGCCGTCGGCACTGGCAGTTTGACCGCTTTGCGGGCCGTTCCGCGTTCGACAACACCGCGCATCATCGACGTCAACTGGTAGGCCGTGATGGGGTCCATAACCCGTTCGCGGTCTGACAGGATTTGCGGCGCAAACCCCGGATCAAGGCTGGCAATACGGCAGTCATCACAGGTGCGTTCATCGTGACGGTACACAGTTTTGCCATAGCGGTCCTGAACGCGGTCTACCAATGTCGGGCGCACGCGTTCGCCGCCATTGGCAAACATCGCATAAGCCGCAACCATTTGGTAAAGCGTGGTTTCTTCAGATCCCAAAGCGTTTGCCAGAAAACGCCCCAGCTGATCGTAAACACCAAAGCTTTCGGCGTAGGCTGCGACTGTGTCCATGCCCACTTCTTCTGCCAAACGGATCGTCATCAAGTTTCGTGACTGTTCAATCCCGGTGCGCAAAGGTGTCGGCCCGTAAAACTTGTTAGAGGCGTTCTTGGGGCGCCACAGCCCTTGTGGCGTATTGATTTCAATCGGCGCGTCGACCACGATCGTGGCGGGCGTGTACCCGCTATCGAGGGCTGCCGCGTAAACAAACGGTTTGAACGACGACCCCGGCTGGCGTTTGGCTTGGGTCGCACGGTTAAAGACCGAATGTTGGTAGCTGAACCCGCCTTGCATGGAAATCACACGGCCCGTATCGACGTCCATCGCAACAAAACCACCCTGCACTTGCGGAATTTGGCGCAAGGTCCAGCGGATGAATGATCCGTCTGCATCTGCCGTCATGCGGCGCACCAAAACAACATCACCTACGGTGAGCAAATCACCGGCCACGCGGGCTTTCTTCGCCAAAGAACCGTCTTCGCGACGTTTGCGCGCCCATTGCACGTCTTTCGCAGGCACCCAGTGCCCGTCTTCGTCCTCTTCCACACCTTCAATGCCGATACGGGCGTCGTTGTTGCCCACCTCAAGCACCACGGCGGGGTACCACTGGTTTTCCAGGTCAACGTCACGGGCCACTTTGACATCCGCCAGGGCAGCGCGCCACACGGCTTCGTCAGACAAAGCATCTTCCGCGATGAATTTTCCCGTGCCACGCCAAACACCCTGCCCCCGGTCAAAACGCTCAAGCTGTTTGCGCAAGGCGTTGGCGGCAATGGGCTGCATTTCATTATCGATGGTCGCGCGAACACTCAGACCACCGGTGAAAAATTCACCTTCGCCAAAATCACGGGTCAATTGGCGGCGAATTTCATCGGTGAAGTAATCGCGCGGCGGCAGTTCTTTTTTGAAACTGTCAAAGTCACCGTTTTGTACCGAACGCAAAGGTTTGGCCCGTTCGCTTTCATAAACGGTTTCGGAGATATAGCCGTTCTCCATCATCTCTTTCAGCACAAAATTGCGACGCGATGTCAGGCGGTCTTTACGGCGCACCGGATGGTAGTCGGATGGCGCTTTGGGCAAGCTGGCCAGTGTCGCCGCCTCGTGCGGGGCCAATTGGCCGAGGTTCTTGTTGAAATATGTCTGGCTGGCAGCGGCCACGCCGTAGCTGTTTTGACCCAAAAAGATTTCGTTCAGGTACAATTCCAGAATCTGCTCTTTGTCTAGCGTCTCCTCAATACGGCTGGCCAGAATGATTTCCTTGATCTTCCGCTGTGCTTGACGATCACCAGACAGCAAGAAGTTCTTCATCACCTGCTGGGTAATCGTAGACGCCCCGCGCACGTCTCGACCGCGGGATTTAATCGCGTCAATTGCAGCAGCTGCGATGCCGCGCAAATCGTACCCCTCATGGGTGTAGAAATTCTTGTCTTCGGCGGACACAAATGCCTGTTTGATCAAGTCCGGGATCGTGTCGGCGGGGGCAAACAGGCGGCGTTCCTTGGCGAACTCATCAATGATCCGGCCCTGGCCCGAATAAATACGGCTGATTGTGGGCGGTGTATATTGCGCCAGAGATTCGTGGCTGGGCAAGTCCCGTCCATACATCCAGAACACCGCGCCGATGGTCAGGGCCAACATACCCAAACCCATTGTAATCGTTGTGAAAATACCGCCAAAAAACGATAAAATAAATCGGAACATTGTGTCCGCGCCTCTCTGAGGTTCTGCTCTGGGGTCAACCTATACCGGAGCGCGCGATTTTGGTCAAAACACGAAGTGGTATTCAGACGGCTAAAACCCGCCCATTGGCCGATGTTTTACTGGCGGATCAGCGCCCGTTTCGCCAAATCATCCGCCCGCCAATCCAAGATTGATTGCGCCAACGCATTGATCATCCCCTCGCGCCAGACAGGATCACGTAAATTTGCCAGATCGCGGGGGCTGGACAGAAAACCGACCTCAAGCAGAACAGAAGGAATATCAGCGGACTTCAACACAGAAAAACCAGCACGCCGTTGCCGTGTTTTGGCCAGTGGCTTTCCCGCAGCTTCCATACCATCCAACAGTGCTGTGGCCAAAGCGTCGTTGCGCGGATTGGTTTCCTGACGCGCCAAATCAATCAGGACACCGGCCACGGAATCATCGGCCCCGCTTAAATCAACACCGGCGATGATATCAGCGCGATTGTGTTGCGCGGCCAACTGTGCCGACGCGGCATCAGACGCTTCATCTGCAAGTGTATAGACGGTCGCCCCATGGGCTTGACCTTGACTGAGCGCGTCTGCGTGAAGCGACAGGAAAAGGTCGGCTTTTGCACGGTGCGCCATCCCGACGCGCGCGGGCAAAGAAACAAAAACATCTTCGTTGCGGGTCAAATACACATCCGCCTGCCCGGACCGCGCAAGCGTTTCTGCCAAACCACGCGCCATGGTCAGCATCAGGTCCTTTTCATTGATCCCGTCGCGCACCGCCCCCGGATCAACGCCGCCATGCCCCGGATCAATCACAATCACGAAACGATCGTCTGCTTTGGCTGTAATCTGCGGCTCTGTTGTGCTGGCTTCCCAGCGTGCGTCGGCTGGCGCACCGGCCTTGGCCGCAAATTCCTGCTTTGACGCGACTTTCAGCGCGATGCCCAACACAGCTTGCCCTGTTTGTGCATCGACAGGCAATCCAATCTCGCTGGGCAGCATCGGTTCCGCCAGATCAAGCACCAAACGGGACCAGCCCTGTTTGAATGGCCCAAAGCGCACCTGCGTGATCCGCCCGGGTTCCTTTAGAATATCGGACGCCTCAACGCCGGCCCAATTGGCATCTTGGAAATCCACAACCAAACGCGGCGGATCCGCCAGATGGAACACCCGAAACGGCACCCCTTGACTGAGATGCAATGTCAGTTGCGTCTTGCCGAACCATCCATCTTCTATGCTGCTTTTGGTGCCATCCACACGGGCCACAGCACTTAGGCTTTGCGCGGCCGCAGGACCGCACAGCATCGCCAACACGCAAGTTGCCTTCAGAAAGTTCCACATACCGCTCTGCCTCTGTTGGGCGTTTGGCACATCTTACGCCAGATTTTACGTCAAGCGAAGCCCCGACGGACCATAAACGCCTGCAATCTGGCCAAACCTTCCGTGATGTCCTGAGAACTGCGCGCATATGAAAACCGCAAAGTTTTATGACCACGCACCGGGTCAAAATCCAGTCCCGGTGTGACAGCAACCCCTGCTTCGCTTAAGATGTCGGCCGCAAAGCTGCGGCTGTCTTCGGTGAATTCAGAGACATCCGCATAGACATAAAAAGCGCCATCCGGCGGCGCGAATTTTGCAAACCCGGCCTTTGGCAGTCCGTCCAACATAAAGGCGCGGTTGGCTCGGTAAACATCCATGTTCGCTTCAAGCTCATCTTTGGCGTCCATCGCCGCCAATGCAGCGACCTGACTGGCATGCGGCGCACAGATAAACATGTTTTGCGCAATACGTTCTACCACACGCACGTGATCTTCAGGCACAACCATCCAGCCGATGCGCCAGCCGGTCATACTGAAGTACTTTGAAAAAGAATTGATGACGTAACACTCATCCGTGATGCTCAAGGCCGTTACGGCTTTGGCTTCATATTCAATACCGTGGTAAATTTCGTCAGAAATCACCGAGGCCCCTTGGGCTTGCGCACCTTCAATTAGCTTTGTCATCGCAGATGTATCAAGCATTGTGCCGCTTGGATTGGCGGGACTTGCAAAGAGCAAACCCTGCAAATCACTATTTGCAAAGTCACCTGCTGTGGGTTGCAAACGGTTTTCAGAAGATGTTTGCAAATCCACCGGTGTCAGCCCCAAAGCATGTAAAATTTGGCGGTAGCTGGGATACCCCGGTGCCCCGATCCCGACGCGGTCGCCACTGTCAAACAGTGCTGTGAAGGCCAAAATGAATCCGCCGGACGACCCGGACGTGACAACCACGCGGTTCGGATCCAGATCAATACCGTGCCAATCACCATACATCTTTGCAATTCGCTGGCGCAGCGCAGGCAGACCAAGCGCCACAGTATACCCCAAAGGCCCGTCAGCCATCGCCTGCGCCAAAGTGCGCGTTGCTGCCTTGGGCGCACCGGTTCCGGGCTGGCCCACTTCCATATGGATAATATGGCGGCCTTCCGCTTCTGCACGCCGCGCAGCCTCCATAACATCCATCACAATAAAGGGATCGACCTTTGAGCGGGTTGAAACTCTCATGATATTCCTTCCTAGTGTGTCCATGTCCTTTCACAGCGTCCTTGCACACCCGTCAACACCTGCCCGCCTGATTGGTCGGGCAATGGCTTTGTTTTTTGCGATGTGTCTGGCGGTTCTTCCCGCATCCGCCACAAGCCTGCTGCGCGATGCGGACATCGAATACGGCCTAAAGCAAATCGCAACGCCTATTTTGCGGGCCGCGGGGCTAAGCCCGCATAGGGTGAAAATCCTGATTGTGAACGATTCCACGTTGAATGCATTTGTCGTGAACAACAGTGCGATTTTCATCCACTCGGGCCTTATCAACAAAATGACAAACGCCGAAATGCTGCAAGGCGTGATTGCGCATGAGGCGGCCCATATCACAAACGGGCACATCACACGCCGCATCACCAATTTGGGCGCATCACGCACAGCTGCCGGTTTGGGTTTGGCACTGGCCGCCATTGCTGCAGCCGCCGGTGGGGCCGAAGCCGCCACAGGCATCGCGTTGGGGACACAAAGCGCGGCACAACGTGCCTTTTTAAGCCACACGCGCGCCGAAGAAGCATCCGCAGATCAAACCGGCGTACGCTACATGCGCAGCGCAGGCGTCAATCCCAAAGGGCTGTTGGACACTTTGGATATTTTCCGCGGCAAAGAGCTGTTGAGCGCATCACGTCAGGACCCGTATCTGCGCAGCCACCCTTTGTCGCGTGACCGTATTCGTGCTTTGGAAGCCTATGTTGCAGCCAACAAAACCGCGACCAAAGACCAGAATGCCAGCTATTGGTTTGCACGGGTCAAAGGCAAACTTACCGCCTTTCAACGCGCCCCGAAATGGACACTGCGCCGAGCGGGTGAAAGCGGTTACGCGGATGTGAAGCTGATGCGCCAGGCTGTGGCGTACCACCGGACATCCAAAACCAAAAAAGCTGTGAAAACGATCAATCAAGCGATTGCACAACGGCCGAAAGATGCATTTTTGTATGACCTCAAAGGGCAAATCTTGATGGAATCCCGTCAATTTGCAGCAGCCCAAAACGCTTATGCACAGGCCGTACGTCTCGCCCCGCGTGATGCGCTGATCTTGTCGGGATATGGCCGCGCATTGCTGGTGCGGGGCGACATCAACGCTGCACGCACAACATTGGAAAAAGCCAGGTCAATCGATTTTCGGGACGGCATCATGTTGCGCGATTTGTCCGTGGCCTACGCCAAATCAAAACAACCCGGCATGGCCGCTTTGGTGACAGCCGAACGCTATGCCCTGACGGGCCGACTGAAAGACGCAGGTATTCACGCCAAACGCGCATCGGATCTATTGCCGCAAGGCAGTGGCCCTTGGCAACGGGCGCAAGATGTGTTGATTGCCACCAAACGCGCCGCAAAAAAACGGAGATAACCCAATGTCCTTGCACCATACTTTGACCGCAGCCGCCGTTGCAGGGCTTTTTGCCATGCCTGCTGCCGCGCTCGATTTGACCAAAATGTCCGCAGAAGAACGTTCTATTTTCCGCCAAGAGGTTCGCTCCTATTTGATGGACAATCCGGAAGTGATTATGGAAGCGGTCAATGTTCTGGAAGAACGCCAGCAGCAAGCGCAGGTGCAAGCAGATCTGAGCATGGTCACAGACAATGCCGACGAGATTTTCAACGACGGGTTTTCCTATGTTGGCGGCAATCCCGATGGCGATATCACATTGGTTGAGTTTCTGGATTATCGATGCGGGTATTGCAAACGCGCCCATGGCGAAGTGTCCAAGCTGTTGGAAACAGACGGAAACATTCGTCTGATCGTAAAAGAATTTCCTATCCTTGGGGAACAGTCAGTTCTAGCATCGCGGTTTGCTGTGGCCACAAAACAGGTTGCTGGTGGTGAAAGCTACAAGGCCCTGAACGATGCATTGATGACTGTAAACGGGGACGTATCTTTGCCGATGTTGCGCCGCTTGGGCACAACTTTGGGCTTGGACACCGCAGCGATCGAAGCCCGAATGGACAGCGCAGACGTGACGGAGGAAATCACCCGCACACGCGCTTTGGCCCAAAAACTGCGCATTACCGGCACGCCGACCTTTGTTGTGCATGACGAAATGCTGCGCGGCTATCTGCCTTACGACCAGATGATGGAAATGATCAAAGAAAAGCGCGGCTAAGGCCCACCTTTTCCAACGATTTTATAATGGGCGTCAGGACGTGGGGAAAAACGCAGGAAAATTCAACACCACTTGAGTTCCACGTCCGACCTTTGAGGTCAGATGAAGCTGCCCGCCGGACTGTTCGACAAAGCCCTTGGCCATCGACAAGCCAAGTCCGGATCCCTTACCGACCGGTTTGGTCGTGAAATAGGGATCAAACACCTGTGGCAAAATACTCGGTTCAATCCCGGTTCCCTTGTCTGCGATTTTTATGCTGAGCGTGCGGTTTTTTAGCGCATAACTGGGTTCGGCGTGGAACTTTATCGTGCCGCCATCGACCATCGCGTCCCTTGCGTTCAAAATTAGGTTCATCAAAACCGCTTGCAGTTTTGCCAAATCCACATCAATCAACGGGGTATCCTTAGAGATGTGGAATTCCAAATTATGCTTTTCGCCCAATAGCCTCATAATAAGCGGTTTCACATCCTTCACAATCTGATCGATGCTTGCGGGCTCCGGCAACAGTTGTGATTTTCTGGAAAAAGCCAAAAGTTGACCAGTCAAATCAGCCCCACGCCGTGCGGCCCTTTCCGCTTCGCGCAGAAGTTCTTTACGTTCCGCGACCTCTGTTACTTCGCCGTGCAGTTGTAGATTTCCGATAACGACGGTCAACAAGTTATTGAAATCATGGGCAACCCCACCGACCAGCTGGCCAATGGCCCGTTGCCTGTCGGCTTCTTTTTCGCCGCGACGAAGCTGCAACAGCTTCCCACGAAATCTGGCAATCCCGCTGATAGATTGAATGTGATACAAAAAAAGCGCCAAAAACGAAATGCTGAACACAGCCAACGTCGCGCCATCGGTGCCACGCATAAATTCGATCATCAGCATGGCCACCCCCGACAGGAAAATCACACAAATATCCATGATCAAGAAATAGCTCTCCACCGCTCTGGGAGAGATCGCATTCAGCATTGCCGCAAA containing:
- a CDS encoding amidase: MTDLSFQSALTLSEKLADGTVSASDVMQSTLNRIDAVNGTVNAIVSLRDSDALMAEARSADKTARKGWLHGIPIAIKDLANAKGFPTSMGSPLFAGQMAQADDVMVARLRDAGAIVIGKTNTPEFGLGSHTFNPVFGATRNPYGPGQTAGGSSGGAAVALATGMLCVADGSDMMGSLRNPAAWNNVYGMRPTFGLVPSEPQGDTFLHQNATNGPMARTPKDLAALLDTMAGPDPRQPHGIALSQTLPAIDGDVTGLRVGWLGDWGGAIPLEDGIDELSQTALRQMSDMGCVVDALNPPFSPDAIWDSWTTLRAFNVSMGLRALYEDETKRQRLKPSAQWEIEKGLALSATEIHDASAVRSGWFKSASHLFDKYDVIVAPSAQVWPFDVALEYPKTVAGQTMDTYHRWMEIVIAPSLLGLPVVNVPVGFGGPNDLPMGLQLIGRRGSDAMLLRLAQNWHLATDWPNARRPRLEITV
- the prfB gene encoding peptide chain release factor 2, with translation MRAELQNTVAEIEKSLELLGQRLDVETAPYRLEEFNARVENPNLWDDPDAAQKLMRDRQMLVDAIDTYEGIKTDLADNIDLIELGEMEEDAEVVADAEAALTALAAMAAQKELEALLDGEADGNDTFLEINSGAGGTESCDWASMLARMYVRWAEKKGYKVELQSESAGEEAGIKSATYKISGTNAYGWMKSESGVHRLVRISPFDSAAKRHTSFTSVGVYPVVDDNIEIEVNPADIRIDTYRSSGAGGQHVNTTDSAVRITHAPTGIVVTSSEKSQHQNRDIAMKALKSRLYQMELDRRNAAVNEMHENKGDAGWGNQIRSYVLQPYQMVKDLRTNFETSDTKGVLDGDLDGLMGATLAMDVSGKSRAEAQGD
- a CDS encoding penicillin-binding protein 1A — its product is MFRFILSFFGGIFTTITMGLGMLALTIGAVFWMYGRDLPSHESLAQYTPPTISRIYSGQGRIIDEFAKERRLFAPADTIPDLIKQAFVSAEDKNFYTHEGYDLRGIAAAAIDAIKSRGRDVRGASTITQQVMKNFLLSGDRQAQRKIKEIILASRIEETLDKEQILELYLNEIFLGQNSYGVAAASQTYFNKNLGQLAPHEAATLASLPKAPSDYHPVRRKDRLTSRRNFVLKEMMENGYISETVYESERAKPLRSVQNGDFDSFKKELPPRDYFTDEIRRQLTRDFGEGEFFTGGLSVRATIDNEMQPIAANALRKQLERFDRGQGVWRGTGKFIAEDALSDEAVWRAALADVKVARDVDLENQWYPAVVLEVGNNDARIGIEGVEEDEDGHWVPAKDVQWARKRREDGSLAKKARVAGDLLTVGDVVLVRRMTADADGSFIRWTLRQIPQVQGGFVAMDVDTGRVISMQGGFSYQHSVFNRATQAKRQPGSSFKPFVYAAALDSGYTPATIVVDAPIEINTPQGLWRPKNASNKFYGPTPLRTGIEQSRNLMTIRLAEEVGMDTVAAYAESFGVYDQLGRFLANALGSEETTLYQMVAAYAMFANGGERVRPTLVDRVQDRYGKTVYRHDERTCDDCRIASLDPGFAPQILSDRERVMDPITAYQLTSMMRGVVERGTARKAVKLPVPTAGKTGTTNDSKDVWFVGFTSNIVAGCYIGYDQPRSMGRGASGGGMCGPVFQEFMKEATKKYGGGPFDVPPGGHFINIDRFTGARLGDGASGPNVVAEYFRDGEEPTFGVSFDGGFAMGGDLPLVEEVQRTSKQVTTSTGKKAVVGGKASFGTLSSGGLY
- a CDS encoding N-acetylmuramoyl-L-alanine amidase — encoded protein: MWNFLKATCVLAMLCGPAAAQSLSAVARVDGTKSSIEDGWFGKTQLTLHLSQGVPFRVFHLADPPRLVVDFQDANWAGVEASDILKEPGRITQVRFGPFKQGWSRLVLDLAEPMLPSEIGLPVDAQTGQAVLGIALKVASKQEFAAKAGAPADARWEASTTEPQITAKADDRFVIVIDPGHGGVDPGAVRDGINEKDLMLTMARGLAETLARSGQADVYLTRNEDVFVSLPARVGMAHRAKADLFLSLHADALSQGQAHGATVYTLADEASDAASAQLAAQHNRADIIAGVDLSGADDSVAGVLIDLARQETNPRNDALATALLDGMEAAGKPLAKTRQRRAGFSVLKSADIPSVLLEVGFLSSPRDLANLRDPVWREGMINALAQSILDWRADDLAKRALIRQ
- a CDS encoding pyridoxal phosphate-dependent aminotransferase, which translates into the protein MRVSTRSKVDPFIVMDVMEAARRAEAEGRHIIHMEVGQPGTGAPKAATRTLAQAMADGPLGYTVALGLPALRQRIAKMYGDWHGIDLDPNRVVVTSGSSGGFILAFTALFDSGDRVGIGAPGYPSYRQILHALGLTPVDLQTSSENRLQPTAGDFANSDLQGLLFASPANPSGTMLDTSAMTKLIEGAQAQGASVISDEIYHGIEYEAKAVTALSITDECYVINSFSKYFSMTGWRIGWMVVPEDHVRVVERIAQNMFICAPHASQVAALAAMDAKDELEANMDVYRANRAFMLDGLPKAGFAKFAPPDGAFYVYADVSEFTEDSRSFAADILSEAGVAVTPGLDFDPVRGHKTLRFSYARSSQDITEGLARLQAFMVRRGFA
- a CDS encoding M48 family metalloprotease, producing MIFLPSVSMSFHSVLAHPSTPARLIGRAMALFFAMCLAVLPASATSLLRDADIEYGLKQIATPILRAAGLSPHRVKILIVNDSTLNAFVVNNSAIFIHSGLINKMTNAEMLQGVIAHEAAHITNGHITRRITNLGASRTAAGLGLALAAIAAAAGGAEAATGIALGTQSAAQRAFLSHTRAEEASADQTGVRYMRSAGVNPKGLLDTLDIFRGKELLSASRQDPYLRSHPLSRDRIRALEAYVAANKTATKDQNASYWFARVKGKLTAFQRAPKWTLRRAGESGYADVKLMRQAVAYHRTSKTKKAVKTINQAIAQRPKDAFLYDLKGQILMESRQFAAAQNAYAQAVRLAPRDALILSGYGRALLVRGDINAARTTLEKARSIDFRDGIMLRDLSVAYAKSKQPGMAALVTAERYALTGRLKDAGIHAKRASDLLPQGSGPWQRAQDVLIATKRAAKKRR
- a CDS encoding DsbA family protein, whose amino-acid sequence is MSLHHTLTAAAVAGLFAMPAAALDLTKMSAEERSIFRQEVRSYLMDNPEVIMEAVNVLEERQQQAQVQADLSMVTDNADEIFNDGFSYVGGNPDGDITLVEFLDYRCGYCKRAHGEVSKLLETDGNIRLIVKEFPILGEQSVLASRFAVATKQVAGGESYKALNDALMTVNGDVSLPMLRRLGTTLGLDTAAIEARMDSADVTEEITRTRALAQKLRITGTPTFVVHDEMLRGYLPYDQMMEMIKEKRG
- a CDS encoding ATP-binding protein produces the protein MKNTAVKDRRRYDLSGVKIIDSFSNMEVRLRIALLIPLALQLSWWLSAPLFSYIMAAYLVALSVYFRLIAKAPRKVGTGHLAGLLILSLITHAMFLSCAVLLWSFDGRIAQSLGMMLWFAAMLNAISPRAVESYFLIMDICVIFLSGVAMLMIEFMRGTDGATLAVFSISFLALFLYHIQSISGIARFRGKLLQLRRGEKEADRQRAIGQLVGGVAHDFNNLLTVVIGNLQLHGEVTEVAERKELLREAERAARRGADLTGQLLAFSRKSQLLPEPASIDQIVKDVKPLIMRLLGEKHNLEFHISKDTPLIDVDLAKLQAVLMNLILNARDAMVDGGTIKFHAEPSYALKNRTLSIKIADKGTGIEPSILPQVFDPYFTTKPVGKGSGLGLSMAKGFVEQSGGQLHLTSKVGRGTQVVLNFPAFFPTS